One Obesumbacterium proteus DNA window includes the following coding sequences:
- a CDS encoding DUF2500 domain-containing protein, protein MSKPPLIFVVIVAVIVVFAAQRFMQQRRQNAINDAAPLSTQQVEVSAKREFPAPNRRSRQREVIAGEDMRYEVYFQPIMGGSELKFVVPEKTYHQIDKGARGTLSTQGTRFVSFEPQAQ, encoded by the coding sequence ATGAGTAAACCACCGCTGATATTCGTCGTGATCGTTGCTGTTATTGTGGTATTTGCGGCCCAACGTTTCATGCAGCAACGCCGTCAAAATGCCATCAACGATGCCGCACCGCTGAGCACGCAGCAGGTTGAAGTGAGCGCTAAGCGCGAGTTTCCTGCGCCCAATCGGCGTTCACGCCAGCGCGAAGTGATTGCGGGGGAAGATATGCGTTATGAGGTTTATTTCCAGCCGATAATGGGGGGAAGTGAGCTGAAATTTGTCGTACCGGAAAAAACCTATCATCAGATAGACAAAGGTGCGCGGGGTACACTCAGCACGCAGGGCACGCGCTTCGTAAGTTTTGAACCACAGGCGCAATAG
- the dsdX gene encoding D-serine transporter DsdX: MSSQIWVVGTLLTSIIIIILTIVKFKIHPFLALLLASFYVGVLMGMNPLEMVNAIEGGIGGTLGFLAAVIGLGTILGKMMEVSGAAERIGITLQKCRWLSPDVIMVLVGLVCGITLFVEVGVVLLIPLAFSIAKKTNTSLLKLAIPLCTALMAVHCVVPPHPAALYVTNALGADIGTVIVYGLLVGLVASLIGGPLFLKFVGHRLPFKQVPAAFSELEVRREEDLPSLGATLFTVLLPIVLMLIKTAAELNMAKGSALYNFFEFIGNPITAMFIAAFVAYYVLGIRQHMGMGKLLSKTEDGFSSIANILLIIGAGGAFNGILKASGLADTLAVLLSNMHMHPILLAWLVAIILHAAVGSATVAMMGATAIVAPVLPLYPNVSPEIITLAIGSGAIGCTIVTDSLFWLVKQYCGATLSETFKYYTVATFIASLIALGTTFLLSYIV, encoded by the coding sequence ATGAGCTCGCAAATTTGGGTCGTTGGAACGCTATTAACAAGCATCATAATAATTATATTAACCATCGTTAAATTTAAGATTCACCCATTTTTAGCACTACTGCTGGCCAGTTTTTATGTCGGCGTATTAATGGGAATGAACCCGTTGGAAATGGTGAATGCCATTGAAGGTGGGATTGGTGGAACCTTAGGCTTTTTAGCCGCCGTGATTGGTCTGGGAACTATTCTGGGCAAAATGATGGAGGTTTCCGGTGCCGCTGAGCGTATTGGCATTACGTTGCAAAAATGCCGTTGGCTATCACCAGACGTCATTATGGTTTTAGTTGGCTTGGTTTGCGGTATTACGCTGTTTGTGGAAGTGGGCGTGGTATTGCTGATCCCTCTGGCATTTTCCATTGCTAAAAAGACCAATACTTCTTTGCTGAAGCTGGCGATCCCGCTGTGTACGGCGCTAATGGCGGTGCATTGCGTTGTCCCTCCGCATCCGGCGGCCTTGTATGTGACGAATGCGTTAGGGGCTGATATTGGCACCGTGATTGTATACGGTCTGTTGGTGGGGCTTGTGGCTTCGCTGATCGGTGGCCCGCTATTTTTGAAGTTTGTCGGCCATCGCCTTCCGTTTAAACAAGTCCCCGCCGCATTTTCAGAACTGGAAGTACGTCGAGAAGAGGATCTGCCATCGCTGGGTGCCACGTTATTTACCGTGCTGCTGCCGATTGTGCTGATGCTGATCAAGACGGCGGCCGAACTCAATATGGCCAAGGGTTCAGCGCTGTATAACTTCTTTGAATTCATTGGTAACCCGATTACTGCGATGTTTATCGCCGCCTTCGTTGCCTATTACGTTTTAGGCATCCGTCAGCATATGGGCATGGGTAAACTGCTGAGCAAAACGGAAGATGGCTTCTCTTCAATTGCTAACATTTTGCTGATTATTGGTGCGGGTGGCGCATTTAACGGCATTCTTAAAGCCAGTGGCCTTGCTGATACTTTGGCAGTGCTGCTCTCCAATATGCACATGCATCCGATTTTGCTGGCTTGGTTGGTGGCGATCATTCTTCATGCCGCGGTAGGTTCTGCCACGGTGGCTATGATGGGTGCTACGGCGATTGTTGCGCCGGTATTGCCACTCTATCCCAACGTGAGTCCTGAAATTATCACACTCGCCATTGGCTCTGGCGCGATTGGTTGCACCATCGTTACCGACTCCCTGTTTTGGCTGGTTAAGCAATACTGTGGTGCAACGCTGAGTGAGACATTTAAATATTACACAGTGGCGACTTTCATCGCGTCGCTGATCGCTTTAGGTACGACTTTCCTACTCTCTTATATCGTTTAA
- a CDS encoding D-serine ammonia-lyase — protein MNTFEIEHLVEQYPLVKQLINLDEVTWFNPNTTTLAEGLPYVGLTQDDVAQAEARLKRFAPYLCLAFPETQKTHGIIESEVVAIPEMQAAIEQRYQQKIAGQLMLKKDSHLPISGSIKARGGIYEVLTHAEKLAIEAGMLSEDDDYSVLYSDKFRQFFSQYSIAVGSTGNLGMSIGIMSAKLGFSVSVHMSADARAWKKQKLREHGVNVVEYAQDYGVAVAQGRKEAESDPHCFFIDDENSRTLFLGYAVAGGRLRQQFSQMNIRVDAEHPLFVYLPCGVGGGPGGVAFGLKLAFGDNVHCFFAEPTHSPCMLLGIHTGLHDEISVQDIGIDNITAADGLAVGRASGFVGRAMERLLDGLYTLSDQEMYNLLGLLNQQQGIQLEPSALAGMPGAARVCGDAQYLQSHGLDAQKMQNATHLVWAMGGGMVPADEMAKYLAAAKI, from the coding sequence ATGAATACGTTTGAAATTGAACATTTGGTTGAACAATATCCATTGGTTAAACAGCTGATTAACTTAGATGAAGTTACATGGTTTAACCCAAATACCACCACGTTGGCTGAGGGGCTTCCTTACGTTGGTTTGACGCAGGACGACGTCGCACAGGCGGAAGCGCGCCTTAAGCGATTTGCACCATACCTTTGCTTAGCGTTCCCAGAAACGCAAAAAACGCACGGTATTATTGAGTCAGAAGTCGTTGCGATCCCGGAGATGCAGGCTGCAATAGAACAGCGCTATCAGCAAAAAATTGCGGGTCAGCTGATGCTGAAAAAAGACAGCCATTTGCCTATCTCTGGGTCGATCAAAGCGCGTGGCGGGATTTATGAAGTGCTTACCCACGCTGAAAAACTGGCCATTGAAGCGGGAATGCTGTCAGAAGATGACGACTATAGCGTGTTGTATTCCGACAAGTTTCGTCAATTCTTTAGCCAATACAGTATTGCGGTAGGCTCTACCGGTAATTTAGGCATGTCGATCGGCATTATGAGCGCAAAACTTGGCTTCAGCGTCAGTGTGCATATGTCTGCCGATGCGCGGGCTTGGAAAAAGCAAAAACTGCGTGAGCACGGCGTGAATGTGGTTGAGTATGCGCAGGATTATGGCGTTGCCGTTGCTCAAGGGCGCAAAGAGGCGGAATCAGATCCTCATTGTTTCTTTATTGATGATGAAAATTCACGCACGCTATTTTTAGGTTATGCCGTTGCCGGTGGGCGTTTACGCCAACAGTTTAGCCAGATGAATATTCGTGTTGATGCCGAACATCCGCTGTTTGTTTATCTGCCGTGCGGCGTTGGTGGTGGCCCTGGCGGAGTCGCATTTGGCCTGAAATTAGCCTTTGGCGACAACGTACATTGTTTCTTTGCGGAGCCGACTCACTCACCGTGCATGCTTCTGGGTATTCATACGGGTCTGCATGATGAAATTTCAGTGCAGGATATTGGGATCGACAATATCACCGCAGCCGATGGTTTAGCCGTTGGACGTGCATCCGGCTTTGTTGGGCGAGCGATGGAGCGCCTGCTTGATGGTTTGTATACCTTAAGCGATCAGGAAATGTATAACCTGCTGGGGCTTTTAAACCAGCAGCAAGGTATTCAGCTTGAACCTTCGGCGCTGGCGGGAATGCCGGGAGCGGCACGAGTCTGTGGGGATGCTCAATATCTACAGAGCCACGGATTAGACGCACAGAAAATGCAAAATGCGACTCACTTGGTGTGGGCGATGGGTGGGGGTATGGTGCCAGCAGATGAGATGGCGAAATATCTCGCGGCGGCGAAAATCTAG
- a CDS encoding DUF1145 family protein translates to MGINIGRLLMLCVWGFMLVNIIHPYTRPLNIFMNVALVFMVLMHGLQVTMLKTTLTKDQPKIGKWQEVRIFLFGVFELLAWQKKNTPPKK, encoded by the coding sequence ATGGGAATTAATATTGGCCGCTTGCTCATGCTGTGCGTATGGGGATTTATGCTGGTTAACATCATCCATCCTTACACTCGCCCGCTGAATATCTTTATGAACGTGGCACTGGTATTTATGGTGTTGATGCACGGTTTACAGGTCACGATGCTGAAAACCACGTTAACCAAAGACCAGCCTAAGATCGGCAAATGGCAGGAAGTACGCATTTTCCTGTTTGGCGTTTTTGAGCTGCTGGCTTGGCAGAAAAAGAATACTCCGCCGAAGAAATAA
- the yiiM gene encoding 6-hydroxyaminopurine reductase: MHYPTIYTGTIIPYEGSKPSAIGKRQVSGGVMLNRLGLEGDEQAEKKVHGGPDRALCQYPREHYQFWQRQYPQQAEQFCAPALGENISTEGMTEENVFIGDIYRWGEALIQVTQPRSPCYKLNYHMDIDEFSVQMQQTGRCGWLYRIVGEGMVSEDQPLELVSRNSDISVAEAISICFHMPFDKEEYRRLMRAAGISASWSKTLQMRVLNGKIEDMNRRLLGV, encoded by the coding sequence ATGCACTATCCAACGATTTACACCGGTACCATCATTCCTTATGAAGGCAGCAAGCCGAGTGCAATTGGCAAACGTCAGGTTTCCGGTGGCGTGATGCTTAACCGCCTTGGGTTGGAAGGTGATGAACAGGCAGAGAAGAAAGTCCATGGCGGCCCCGATCGGGCGTTGTGTCAGTATCCGCGTGAGCATTATCAGTTTTGGCAACGGCAGTATCCCCAGCAGGCTGAGCAATTTTGCGCTCCGGCCTTAGGCGAAAATATTTCCACTGAAGGGATGACCGAAGAGAATGTTTTTATCGGTGATATCTACCGTTGGGGAGAAGCGCTGATTCAGGTCACTCAGCCGCGTTCGCCGTGCTATAAGCTCAACTATCACATGGATATCGATGAGTTTTCCGTGCAGATGCAACAAACTGGCCGCTGCGGTTGGCTGTATCGCATCGTTGGCGAAGGTATGGTCAGCGAAGATCAGCCGCTGGAACTCGTTTCACGCAACAGCGATATCAGCGTGGCAGAAGCGATTTCTATCTGCTTCCATATGCCGTTTGACAAAGAAGAGTATCGCCGCCTGATGCGTGCGGCCGGGATCTCGGCCAGCTGGAGTAAAACGCTCCAAATGCGGGTTCTCAACGGCAAAATTGAAGATATGAATCGAAGATTGCTCGGGGTTTAA
- the dsdC gene encoding DNA-binding transcriptional regulator DsdC: MFEHSKYIARNKLLNGYQLSKLYTFEVAARHESFALAAEELSISPSAVSHRINQLEEELGFKLFQRFHRRIALTPEGERVFWALKSSLSYLNQEILEIKSQELSGTLTVYSRPSIAQCWLVPKLADFAKQYPAISLNILTGNEMVNFNGAGIDLAIYFDDKPPETLSCQHLMNESMIPVCSPEYAKQHDLVGKPFNLRQSTLLHDRQAWSYDSNESEWHSWARNFNVDIAEDQRSMGFDRSDLAVIAAMNHVGIAMGRKNLVNKRLESKELIAPFPEFEMQCEQRYYISTLSERQWPKINVFIQWLKTMAGNTEG, translated from the coding sequence ATGTTCGAGCATTCAAAATATATCGCACGTAACAAACTGCTTAATGGCTATCAGCTATCAAAGCTCTATACCTTTGAAGTTGCGGCCAGACATGAGTCTTTTGCGCTCGCGGCGGAAGAGTTATCGATAAGTCCTAGCGCTGTGAGCCATCGCATCAATCAGCTTGAAGAAGAGTTGGGATTTAAGTTATTCCAGCGATTTCATCGCCGCATTGCGCTAACGCCCGAAGGAGAGCGGGTATTTTGGGCGCTAAAATCTTCTCTCAGCTATCTCAACCAAGAAATTCTTGAGATAAAAAGCCAAGAGCTGTCGGGAACGCTGACGGTTTATTCTCGCCCTTCAATCGCGCAATGTTGGCTGGTGCCTAAACTGGCTGATTTTGCTAAACAATATCCGGCAATCAGCTTAAACATTTTAACCGGCAACGAGATGGTTAACTTCAACGGCGCAGGGATCGACCTGGCGATTTATTTTGACGATAAACCGCCCGAAACGCTGTCATGTCAGCACCTGATGAATGAGTCAATGATACCGGTTTGTAGCCCAGAATATGCCAAACAGCACGATTTGGTCGGCAAGCCATTTAATCTGCGCCAAAGCACATTGCTGCACGATCGTCAGGCATGGAGTTACGACTCCAACGAAAGTGAATGGCATTCATGGGCGCGGAATTTTAACGTTGATATCGCTGAAGATCAGCGAAGTATGGGGTTTGATCGTTCCGATCTGGCGGTCATCGCTGCAATGAACCATGTGGGCATCGCGATGGGGCGTAAAAATCTGGTGAATAAGCGGCTGGAGAGCAAAGAGTTAATTGCGCCCTTTCCTGAGTTTGAAATGCAGTGCGAGCAACGCTACTACATTTCAACTCTTTCAGAGCGCCAGTGGCCAAAGATCAACGTTTTTATTCAATGGCTTAAAACGATGGCAGGCAATACTGAGGGTTAA
- a CDS encoding lysoplasmalogenase has protein sequence MSWAFLAVLFSGWLFVDASYRGPRWQRWVFKPVTLLLLLLLAWGAPNIQASGYLILLGLLATLAADALLLLPRERVLYAIGAFFLSHLLYTISFASALTVSFYLPMLAVLIVIGIALIATIWTRLDDMRWPVVTYIAMTLLMVWMAGDQYFARGTDFGFSLLVGASLLLLSNVVWLVNRYRFTFRAADAIIAASYFAGHFLIVRSLYL, from the coding sequence ATGAGTTGGGCTTTTCTTGCAGTCTTATTTTCTGGCTGGCTATTTGTTGATGCCAGCTACCGTGGCCCGCGCTGGCAACGTTGGGTTTTCAAACCCGTCACCCTGCTGTTACTACTTTTGCTGGCATGGGGCGCACCCAATATTCAGGCCAGCGGCTATCTGATTCTACTTGGCCTACTCGCCACACTTGCCGCCGATGCGCTGTTATTGCTACCACGCGAGCGTGTGCTGTATGCCATTGGGGCGTTTTTCTTATCACATCTTCTCTACACCATCAGCTTCGCCAGTGCCTTAACGGTATCGTTCTATCTGCCTATGTTAGCGGTATTAATCGTTATCGGTATTGCTTTGATAGCCACCATTTGGACGCGTTTAGACGATATGCGCTGGCCGGTTGTGACCTACATTGCGATGACGCTGTTGATGGTATGGATGGCAGGCGATCAATACTTTGCTCGCGGCACCGATTTTGGTTTCTCGCTGTTGGTGGGAGCATCGCTGTTGCTGTTGTCGAACGTGGTATGGCTGGTCAATCGTTATCGCTTCACTTTTCGCGCCGCCGACGCCATTATTGCCGCCAGCTATTTTGCCGGTCATTTCCTGATTGTGCGTTCGTTGTATCTGTAA
- a CDS encoding CdaR family transcriptional regulator gives MATYHLDTRLAQDIVDRTMKIIDSNVNVMDARGRIIGSGAQERIGELHEGALLAISQERIVDIDENMTRHLHGVRPGVNLPLHFDGEIVGVIGLTGDPSELRRYGELVCMTAEMMLEQAHLMHMLAQDTRLREELVLNLIRAEKLSPALQEWAQRLGIDLNQPRVVVVVEVDSGQLGVDSAIVDLQQLQTLLTTAEHDNLAAIVSLNQMVVLRPAFSSLGRWEPESQRNQINLLLKKLAKNSQLKIRIALGNYFPDESGIARSYRTAYTTMMVGKQRTPEQRSYFYQDLILPVLLDSLRGGWQAKELVRPLARLRAIDSNGVLRKTLTVWFMNNVQPSATAKALFIHRNTLEYRLHRISELTGLDLNNFDDRLLIYISLQLDSGFLYPAGDTDSISHLPQAGQ, from the coding sequence ATGGCGACCTACCATCTCGATACCCGACTTGCTCAGGATATCGTGGACCGCACCATGAAAATCATCGACAGCAACGTTAACGTCATGGACGCACGGGGCAGAATAATAGGCAGTGGTGCTCAAGAACGCATTGGTGAATTGCACGAAGGTGCATTGCTGGCGATATCGCAGGAAAGAATTGTCGATATTGATGAGAATATGACCCGCCACCTGCACGGCGTTCGCCCCGGCGTGAATCTTCCTTTGCATTTCGACGGTGAAATTGTTGGCGTCATAGGGCTCACCGGCGATCCCTCTGAGCTGAGGCGGTATGGTGAGCTGGTGTGCATGACCGCAGAAATGATGCTGGAGCAAGCGCATCTGATGCACATGCTGGCGCAAGATACTCGCCTGCGCGAAGAGTTAGTGCTTAACCTTATTCGCGCCGAAAAGCTCTCTCCTGCGCTTCAGGAATGGGCTCAGCGCCTAGGGATAGATCTCAATCAGCCCCGCGTGGTGGTAGTAGTGGAAGTCGATAGCGGCCAGCTTGGCGTGGATAGCGCCATCGTCGATCTTCAACAACTCCAAACATTACTGACGACGGCAGAACACGATAACCTTGCGGCAATCGTATCGCTCAATCAGATGGTAGTTCTCAGACCCGCATTTAGCTCGCTTGGCCGCTGGGAACCAGAAAGTCAGCGCAACCAAATTAACCTTTTGCTCAAGAAGCTGGCCAAAAACAGTCAGTTGAAAATCAGAATTGCTTTGGGCAACTACTTCCCGGATGAAAGCGGCATTGCTCGCTCATACCGCACGGCCTATACCACGATGATGGTGGGCAAACAGCGCACGCCGGAACAGCGCAGCTATTTTTATCAAGACCTGATCCTACCTGTTTTACTCGATAGCCTGCGTGGCGGATGGCAAGCCAAAGAGCTGGTTCGCCCACTGGCACGGCTTCGAGCTATCGATAGCAACGGCGTACTAAGAAAAACACTTACCGTATGGTTTATGAATAACGTTCAGCCAAGCGCAACCGCCAAAGCGCTGTTTATTCATCGCAACACCTTGGAATATCGCTTACACCGAATCTCTGAGCTTACGGGGCTCGATCTCAATAACTTTGACGATCGCTTGCTGATTTATATCTCATTACAGCTAGATAGCGGCTTTCTTTATCCTGCTGGCGATACGGATTCCATTAGCCACCTTCCTCAAGCAGGACAATAA
- the sodA gene encoding superoxide dismutase [Mn], with protein MSYTLPSLPYAYDALEPHFDKQTMEIHHSKHHQAYVNNANAALESLPELAKLTAEELIAQLDKVPAEKRTALRNNAGGHANHSFFWKGLKLGTELKGDLKAAIERDFGSVDKFKEEFEKAAATRFGSGWAWLVLKADGKLALVSTANQDSPLMGEAVSGASGYPIAGLDVWEHAYYLKYQNRRPDYIKAFWSVVNWDEAAKRFTEAKK; from the coding sequence ATGAGCTATACCCTGCCATCCCTACCTTATGCCTACGACGCATTAGAGCCTCACTTCGATAAGCAAACGATGGAAATCCATCACAGCAAGCACCATCAGGCCTACGTCAACAACGCGAACGCTGCGTTGGAGTCTCTGCCAGAATTAGCCAAATTAACCGCAGAAGAGCTGATTGCTCAGCTGGATAAAGTCCCTGCTGAAAAGCGTACTGCGCTGCGTAACAACGCAGGCGGCCATGCAAACCACAGCTTCTTCTGGAAAGGTTTGAAGCTTGGTACTGAGCTAAAAGGCGATCTGAAAGCGGCTATCGAACGCGATTTCGGCAGCGTTGATAAATTTAAAGAAGAATTTGAAAAAGCAGCGGCAACGCGCTTTGGCTCCGGCTGGGCGTGGCTGGTGTTGAAAGCAGACGGCAAACTGGCCCTGGTTTCTACTGCAAACCAAGATAGCCCGCTGATGGGCGAAGCGGTTTCTGGTGCTTCCGGTTACCCAATTGCGGGTCTGGACGTGTGGGAACATGCTTACTACCTGAAATATCAGAACCGTCGTCCAGACTACATCAAAGCGTTCTGGAGCGTGGTGAACTGGGACGAAGCAGCAAAACGTTTTACTGAAGCGAAAAAGTAA
- the rsmD gene encoding 16S rRNA (guanine(966)-N(2))-methyltransferase produces MAKKPASQSSGQIRIIGGLWRGRKLPVPDSPGLRPTTDRVRETLFNWLAPELNGARCLDCFAGSGALGFEAVSRYAEHATLLEADRTVAAQLKKNVTLISTDKITVQNTDALKWLSQPGTPYQVVFLDPPFRKGLLAETITLLETHGWLADEAFIYVEAEAESAAADVPANWTLHREKVAGQVAYRLYTRSAS; encoded by the coding sequence ATGGCAAAAAAACCTGCATCCCAATCCAGCGGACAAATCCGCATCATTGGCGGCCTATGGCGTGGCCGAAAACTTCCTGTGCCAGACAGTCCCGGCCTGCGTCCCACTACGGATCGCGTGCGTGAAACGCTGTTTAACTGGTTGGCTCCCGAGCTAAATGGCGCTCGCTGTCTCGATTGTTTTGCCGGCAGCGGTGCTTTGGGATTTGAAGCCGTTTCTCGCTATGCCGAGCACGCTACGCTGCTTGAAGCAGACCGCACGGTGGCCGCGCAGCTCAAAAAAAATGTCACGCTGATTAGCACCGATAAAATCACGGTGCAAAACACCGATGCACTAAAATGGTTATCACAGCCGGGTACGCCCTATCAGGTGGTTTTTCTCGATCCTCCTTTTAGAAAAGGGCTATTGGCAGAAACGATTACGCTGTTAGAAACACATGGTTGGCTCGCGGATGAAGCCTTTATTTACGTTGAGGCCGAAGCGGAAAGCGCAGCGGCAGACGTGCCCGCGAACTGGACATTGCATCGCGAAAAAGTGGCGGGTCAGGTCGCTTATCGTTTATATACGCGCAGCGCGTCATAA
- a CDS encoding DUF1820 family protein: MSGQAPLYRIQFMNNGKNYQLYVREIVQSNLFGFLEIADFVFDTQSAVLVDPSEEKLKNEFSGVERSYIPIQAVIRIDAVTERGSARISDLGDNVTAFPYLPGKKP, translated from the coding sequence ATGTCTGGTCAAGCGCCTTTATACCGAATTCAGTTTATGAATAACGGTAAAAACTATCAGCTTTACGTGCGTGAAATTGTACAAAGCAACCTGTTTGGTTTTCTCGAAATCGCTGATTTTGTTTTTGATACCCAAAGCGCCGTATTGGTCGATCCTTCAGAAGAGAAATTGAAGAACGAGTTCTCTGGCGTAGAGCGCAGCTATATTCCTATTCAGGCCGTTATTCGCATTGATGCCGTCACCGAACGCGGCAGTGCGCGGATCTCTGATTTAGGCGATAATGTCACCGCTTTCCCTTATCTTCCCGGCAAAAAACCATGA
- the ftsY gene encoding signal recognition particle-docking protein FtsY produces the protein MAKDKKRGFFSWLGFGRQEEQPEKAQEDEQQTPPVVEETEQHQADAPSEQTTTPESLDDKLPERESDYAASVETPGEWDATVAPEHAAENLPLAEQHAQREAPAKVLADELVETTEHLASSHEHRPDAQSAEVFAEQIVELTQAHHEEAPAPEAIAEPEQAEAEHASVSAQTTAENIIHASEPLVNKHDNHHGGEHLEHDAEVFAEQVITLTEAAHPHVHQEPVIDEPYIEELVEQEIAEDDAIKHEPVVGESVSEPEPEAIEVIAEIARSEEVVDLDTDVVDEADADVDEIDEDESHADVQPEAAAVVQHEQERPTKEGFFARLKRSLLKTKQNLGSGFFGLFRGKKIDDDLFEELEEQLLIADVGVETTNKIIKSLTEHASRKELKDAESLYGKLKEEMGEILSTVDKPLDVSGRTPFVILMVGVNGVGKTTTIGKLARQFQAEGKSVMLAAGDTFRAAAVEQLQVWGERNNIPVVAQHTGADSASVIFDAIQAAKARNIDVLLADTAGRLQNKSHLMEELKKIVRVMKKLDEDAPHEVMLTIDASTGQNAVSQAKLFNEAVGLTGITLTKLDGTAKGGVIFAVADQFGIPIRYIGVGEGIEDLRPFKADDFIEALFARED, from the coding sequence ATGGCAAAAGATAAAAAACGTGGTTTTTTCTCCTGGTTAGGGTTTGGTCGTCAGGAAGAGCAGCCGGAAAAGGCGCAAGAAGACGAACAACAAACACCACCAGTGGTAGAAGAAACAGAACAACATCAAGCTGATGCGCCATCAGAGCAGACAACTACGCCAGAATCGCTGGATGACAAACTGCCTGAGCGTGAATCTGACTATGCGGCCTCAGTGGAAACTCCCGGCGAATGGGATGCCACCGTTGCACCAGAACATGCCGCTGAGAATCTGCCGTTGGCGGAGCAGCATGCCCAGCGTGAAGCACCAGCTAAAGTATTGGCTGATGAACTGGTTGAAACGACGGAGCATTTAGCGTCAAGCCACGAGCATCGCCCTGATGCGCAAAGCGCCGAAGTTTTTGCTGAGCAAATTGTAGAGCTTACTCAGGCGCATCACGAAGAAGCGCCTGCGCCGGAAGCTATCGCTGAACCGGAACAGGCCGAAGCTGAGCATGCGTCAGTTTCCGCTCAGACAACCGCTGAAAATATTATTCATGCCAGTGAACCGCTGGTAAACAAGCACGATAATCACCACGGTGGCGAGCATCTCGAGCATGATGCGGAAGTGTTTGCCGAACAAGTGATTACGTTGACGGAAGCGGCGCACCCGCATGTTCATCAAGAGCCGGTTATTGACGAGCCGTACATCGAAGAGCTGGTTGAGCAAGAAATCGCTGAAGATGATGCGATTAAACATGAGCCGGTGGTGGGTGAATCCGTTTCCGAGCCTGAGCCTGAAGCTATCGAAGTGATCGCTGAGATTGCGCGTTCAGAAGAAGTTGTCGATCTGGATACCGACGTCGTTGATGAAGCAGATGCTGACGTTGATGAAATCGATGAGGATGAGTCTCACGCTGACGTGCAGCCAGAAGCTGCGGCGGTTGTGCAGCATGAGCAGGAACGCCCAACAAAAGAGGGTTTCTTTGCTCGTCTTAAACGCAGCCTGCTGAAAACCAAACAAAATCTGGGTTCCGGATTTTTCGGCTTGTTCCGTGGTAAGAAAATCGACGACGATCTGTTTGAAGAGCTGGAAGAACAGCTGCTGATTGCCGACGTGGGCGTTGAAACCACCAATAAAATTATTAAATCTCTGACTGAACATGCTAGCCGCAAAGAGCTCAAAGACGCAGAGTCGCTGTATGGCAAACTGAAAGAAGAGATGGGTGAGATTTTAAGCACCGTTGATAAACCGCTAGACGTCAGCGGCCGCACGCCGTTTGTTATCTTGATGGTTGGCGTTAACGGTGTGGGTAAAACCACGACGATTGGTAAGCTGGCTCGCCAGTTCCAAGCCGAAGGCAAATCGGTAATGCTCGCGGCGGGTGACACCTTCCGTGCGGCGGCGGTTGAACAGCTGCAGGTCTGGGGGGAACGCAATAATATCCCCGTGGTTGCACAGCACACCGGCGCTGATTCTGCTTCCGTCATCTTTGATGCGATTCAAGCCGCCAAAGCTCGTAATATCGATGTGTTGCTGGCAGATACCGCAGGACGTTTGCAGAACAAATCGCACTTGATGGAAGAGCTAAAGAAAATCGTTCGTGTAATGAAAAAGTTAGACGAAGATGCGCCGCATGAGGTTATGCTGACGATTGATGCGAGCACCGGACAAAACGCGGTGAGTCAGGCAAAACTGTTTAACGAAGCGGTTGGCTTGACCGGTATTACATTAACCAAGCTGGATGGCACCGCTAAAGGCGGGGTGATCTTCGCCGTGGCCGATCAGTTTGGCATTCCAATCCGCTATATCGGGGTTGGTGAAGGTATCGAAGATTTACGGCCATTCAAGGCCGACGATTTTATTGAGGCACTTTTTGCCCGTGAGGATTAA